The Fusobacterium sp. FSA-380-WT-3A region CTTCTAAATCATCTTTCATTGAATAATAAACATAATTTAGCATCTTATAAGAAGTAAACAGTACAAATGTTCTTCCTTTATTTTTTAATATAAAACTTTTTAAAACTTCTTGAATAGAGTCTACAAAATCTCTATCATTTGGGTCTGGTAATCCTCTAGGTATGTATACCTTCATTTGTTTATCATAATCAAAAGGTGATTTTATTATTTTTTCATAAGTTTCTTCATGGAGTCCAATAGAATTCTTGAAATATTCAAAATTCTTCGCTACTGATAATGTTGCTGAAGTAAAAATTATTTGTTTTAAATTTTCATAAAGTGTTTCTGATAATTCATTATCAACTTTTAAAGGAGTAGCAACTAGCTTTGAATTATTTTTTTTCTCATTTACTTCTATCCAGTAGATAAAACTTTCATCTTCAAACCTATTTATAAACTGAAAATTTTCAAAGAATGTTTCTACTCTTTCTATATATTTTATAAACTCATTTATTTTTCCACTTGAATCTTCTATCTCATTTAATCTATCTTTCAATCTTTTAGTAGTTCTTAAATATTTTAAAAATGTTAAAGTAAAATTTTGCTTAAATTCTTCCATAAGTTTTATAAAGTTATTCATTGCAATATCATCTTTTTTTATTCTTATTGCAATATTTCCACTTTGTCCTTTTGAGAAGATTTCTATTATTCTTTCAAAATATTTTACTCCATATTGAAATAACTCTATATGCTCATTAATAAAATTTTTCCTTATTATCTCTTCAATTTCATTACTGTATTCTGAAAAATTAGATTTAATAATTGAAATAATTTCTTCTATCTGTCCTGTTATTTTTATATTTTTTGTGTTTTCATCAAATAATTTTATTTCATTTATTTCGTTTTCATCTCTTAATTTACTAACATTCAATATTTTATTCATTGCCTTTACAAATGAATATCTTGATATTTCATAGGAAAAATAATCTCTTGCTACTTTTTCTATATTATGTGCTTCATCAAAAACTACCATTCCATATTCAGGTAATATAGAAAAATCATTATTGAATCCAATTTCTTTTTTTATTGCTAAATCAGAGAAAAATATATGGTGATTCGCTATTAATATATCAGCTCTCTTTTTCTCATCTCTTGCCTTAAAGAAAAAACACTCATCTCTATGAGGACAACCAGAAAAACACAAATCAGTTTCACTTTGAAATAATTCCCAAATACTATAATCTGGTTCTATATTTAGTTCTGATTTATCTCCTGTTTTTGTTCCTCTTCCCCAAATCAGAAGCTCTTTAATTTGATTTTTTTGTTCTTGAGAAATATCTTTCATCTCTTTTAATTTTTTTTCTATATTATAATATTTTCTATTACATAAATAATTTCCTCTTCCTTTTACAAGAGTATATTTAAATTTTTTCTCCATTATCTTTTGTAACATAGGAATATCTTTTTTTAATAACTGTTCTTGAAGATTAATAGTATTTGTACTTATTATAACTCTTTTTTCATTTGTAATAGCCCATTCTATACTAGGAATTAAATAAGCTAAGGTTTTTCCTGTTCCTGTTCCTGCTTCTACTATAATCTTTTTTTCTTCATTAATTCCTTCTTGAATATGTTTTGCCATAGAAAGTTGTTCTTCTCTATATTCAAATTCTTTAAAATTTTGAGCTATAATTCCTTTTTCTTCAAAATACGGGATTATATCTATTTTTTTCAACTCTTCACTATCAGGTTCTATAACAACATAAATATCATCAACATTATTATTGACAATATAAAATCCTCCATTCATTCTGTTGGCATAAGCTGTAGCAACTTCTATATCATTATCTGATGGATAAATATACCCTGAAGGATGATTATGAATTATAATCTCTTCTCTTTTCATTCTACTAAGAATAGCTGGTACACTGTATTTATTACCTCTAGCAATTACAAAAATTTTAGAAACTTTTTTTTCTTCATCTAAAATTCCTCTAAAAAAAACTTCATTTCCACCAGCTTCTATAATATTATTTTTTATCTCCTCTTGAATTTCTGGAGTTATTCTTAAATTTATATCCATATTTATCCTTTCTTTTGTAATAAATATTTTCCCTATTATATATCATACTATTTTTTTCTAAAAATAGAAACTTTTTTTTTATTTTTTCTTTTCTTTTTTATAAATTTATGCTATAATAATTGAGGTCCATTGTTTTTAATATGTGTCTCTTTTTAGATCTTACCTGTTAAATTAAAAATAATGTTACTATATTTTATTGTTTTTTATAATTTAGGAGGTTTTTTTTAAATGGCAAACAACAAATCAGCTAAAAAGAGAGTAGAATTAAACGAAAGAAACAGAGTTAGAAATCAAGCTATCAAGACTAGAGTTAAAAACGTAGCTAAAAAAGTATTAGCAGCTATCGAAAGTAAAGATAAAGCAGTTGCTTTAGAAGCTTTATCAATTGCTTACAAAGAGTTTGATAAAGCAGTTACTAAAGGTGTTTTAAAGAAAAATACTGTATCTAGAAAGAAAGCTAGATTAGCTGCAAAAGTTAACGCTTTATAATTTGATTAATAACTAAAATAAATCCAGAAACTTAAGTTTCTGGATTCTTTCTTTTTTTTTGTAATATTTTTTATTTTTAAATATTTATTAACAATTCTATTAAAGAGGCTATAACAATTCCAAGTATTACAAATAGAGTTTTACTTCTGTAATTTTGTAAAAAATAATTTATTATTTTTGTAAATATAAGTATTCCTATTCCAACTCCAACTCCAAAATATAAAAGTGGTATTATTTCTATATTCCCAATATAATTTATAACATTTTCATGTTCTCCTAAAGCTAAAAGAAGCAATGAACCTGATATTCCTGGAATTATCATTGCTCCACCAGCCAAAGCTCCACATAAAGCAAGTTTTAATCCATAAGCAATGGTAAAAAACTCCTGTTTAGTAAAAGTATTTCCTTCTAAATTATGTGTAAACATAAAAAATGCTACAACAAATAATAATCCAAAAGCAAAAGATAAAATATTCTTTATATCTTTTATATTTTCACCTTTTATTATAATTGGGATTGATGGTAATACTAATATTACAAAAGCTCCTTTTGTATAAACAGGATAATTTTCATATAAATATCCTATTACATTAGCAAAGAAAAGTATCCCTACTCCACATCCTAATAAAAGTGGAAACATAAATTTTACATATTCCATTTTCTTTTTCATAGAAGCTTGTAAAAAATTAGCAATACATTCTATCAATTTATCATATATTCCAAAAACTACTGCCATAGTTCCACCAGATACTCCTGGAATTACATTAGCTATACCTATTCCTATCCCCTTCAAAAAATTCATAAAAAACATTTCATTACTCCTCTAATTTTTTCTTAAAATAATTTGGTAAATCATTATCTATTTTTATATTATATTTTGGTATTTCACAATAATGAGAATTTAAATAAAGTATACTTTCT contains the following coding sequences:
- a CDS encoding helicase C-terminal domain-containing protein, with the translated sequence MDINLRITPEIQEEIKNNIIEAGGNEVFFRGILDEEKKVSKIFVIARGNKYSVPAILSRMKREEIIIHNHPSGYIYPSDNDIEVATAYANRMNGGFYIVNNNVDDIYVVIEPDSEELKKIDIIPYFEEKGIIAQNFKEFEYREEQLSMAKHIQEGINEEKKIIVEAGTGTGKTLAYLIPSIEWAITNEKRVIISTNTINLQEQLLKKDIPMLQKIMEKKFKYTLVKGRGNYLCNRKYYNIEKKLKEMKDISQEQKNQIKELLIWGRGTKTGDKSELNIEPDYSIWELFQSETDLCFSGCPHRDECFFFKARDEKKRADILIANHHIFFSDLAIKKEIGFNNDFSILPEYGMVVFDEAHNIEKVARDYFSYEISRYSFVKAMNKILNVSKLRDENEINEIKLFDENTKNIKITGQIEEIISIIKSNFSEYSNEIEEIIRKNFINEHIELFQYGVKYFERIIEIFSKGQSGNIAIRIKKDDIAMNNFIKLMEEFKQNFTLTFLKYLRTTKRLKDRLNEIEDSSGKINEFIKYIERVETFFENFQFINRFEDESFIYWIEVNEKKNNSKLVATPLKVDNELSETLYENLKQIIFTSATLSVAKNFEYFKNSIGLHEETYEKIIKSPFDYDKQMKVYIPRGLPDPNDRDFVDSIQEVLKSFILKNKGRTFVLFTSYKMLNYVYYSMKDDLEENGINLFIQGMFPRTKLVDIFKKSEAPVLFGTDSFWEGVDVKGDQLSSVIIVKLPFKVPSDPVTEAIIETFEQQGKNSFLEYQIPESIIKFKQGIGRLIRSKEDRGIIVILDNRVITKFYGKYFLESIPTKNISRIDIVDILK
- the rpsT gene encoding 30S ribosomal protein S20 translates to MANNKSAKKRVELNERNRVRNQAIKTRVKNVAKKVLAAIESKDKAVALEALSIAYKEFDKAVTKGVLKKNTVSRKKARLAAKVNAL
- a CDS encoding DUF368 domain-containing protein — its product is MFFMNFLKGIGIGIANVIPGVSGGTMAVVFGIYDKLIECIANFLQASMKKKMEYVKFMFPLLLGCGVGILFFANVIGYLYENYPVYTKGAFVILVLPSIPIIIKGENIKDIKNILSFAFGLLFVVAFFMFTHNLEGNTFTKQEFFTIAYGLKLALCGALAGGAMIIPGISGSLLLLALGEHENVINYIGNIEIIPLLYFGVGVGIGILIFTKIINYFLQNYRSKTLFVILGIVIASLIELLINI